From a region of the Teredinibacter turnerae genome:
- a CDS encoding chemotaxis protein CheW, translating into MSKQTFGVVSLGRYHLGIELRLLREVVERENEFNLPGHSEWVVGGILLRGENIPLVDLTQMLGDVSTDEENTLYCAAIVDVGDKTVGIVCQIPEGVITVDTKDIAEIHHSSVPKHVIRRGVHFNSVSLNANSASTDLSSQFICLLDVERLLAIDGITSVRSSKRKIESGLNLLSNLDAQHALLFQIGSIPCAMGTEPVVTLLDKSTIRDVSYRSDILIGEVILDGLAVPCINTAKLINLRADVAQCRQLVVLKIGNGMVGLLVADIFDVVYCSPGERSVPINIAGLQVEYFHSLLPIKAVQGVENQDIHGIREYFFYLDVKELCASEKIQSIAKSTYKVTGAEAAVEERDLTLDYTYSREHQSLRFRARREVLAVLSSIAEILYLKDCDVMFLDATHLRAIMLFRNESVPILYLGALLQESEDDDVSKTHANGLASEVILLVRCDSGYFGFAIDEMISIDNIEWTKDSSPMLVKEVLASAFYDTPMAECWRITKTVQGQKKYYHSLDLCKLANLLVHGDTPWFEAQVN; encoded by the coding sequence ATGAGTAAGCAAACGTTCGGCGTGGTATCTCTTGGGCGTTACCATTTGGGTATCGAGTTGCGTTTGTTACGTGAGGTGGTTGAGCGGGAGAACGAGTTTAATTTGCCCGGGCACTCTGAGTGGGTGGTGGGCGGTATTCTTTTGCGCGGTGAAAATATTCCTCTGGTCGATCTGACCCAGATGTTAGGAGATGTCAGTACAGACGAAGAGAACACACTTTATTGCGCGGCCATCGTGGATGTCGGCGATAAAACCGTGGGCATCGTGTGTCAAATTCCAGAGGGAGTGATTACTGTCGATACCAAAGATATTGCAGAGATACACCACAGCTCTGTACCCAAGCATGTTATCCGGCGCGGCGTGCATTTTAATAGTGTAAGTTTAAATGCGAATTCAGCCAGTACTGATTTATCCAGTCAATTTATTTGCCTGCTCGATGTGGAGCGGCTTCTCGCCATAGACGGAATTACCAGTGTGCGCTCGTCTAAGCGCAAAATAGAATCCGGTCTTAATTTGCTTTCCAACCTGGATGCGCAGCACGCATTGCTTTTTCAAATAGGTAGCATTCCCTGCGCTATGGGTACGGAACCTGTAGTGACATTATTGGATAAATCCACCATTAGGGATGTGTCTTACCGGTCTGATATTCTGATTGGCGAAGTTATTCTCGACGGCCTGGCAGTACCCTGTATTAATACCGCGAAACTGATTAATTTGCGCGCGGATGTTGCGCAGTGCCGGCAGCTGGTCGTGCTAAAAATTGGCAATGGTATGGTCGGGCTTTTGGTGGCCGATATTTTTGATGTGGTGTATTGCTCGCCGGGCGAGCGCTCTGTGCCGATTAATATTGCCGGGCTACAAGTGGAGTATTTTCATTCCCTATTACCAATCAAGGCGGTTCAAGGGGTTGAGAACCAGGATATCCACGGGATTCGCGAATACTTTTTCTACTTGGACGTTAAAGAGCTCTGTGCCAGCGAAAAAATTCAGAGTATTGCCAAATCAACCTATAAAGTTACCGGTGCGGAAGCGGCGGTTGAGGAGCGAGATCTCACGCTCGATTACACCTATTCGAGAGAACACCAGTCGTTGCGATTTAGAGCGCGGCGGGAGGTGTTAGCTGTGCTCAGCTCCATTGCGGAAATCTTGTATTTGAAAGATTGCGATGTGATGTTTTTAGATGCCACGCACCTGCGAGCGATTATGCTATTTCGGAATGAATCGGTTCCTATTTTATATCTGGGTGCACTTTTGCAGGAAAGTGAAGACGATGACGTATCGAAAACGCACGCGAATGGATTGGCCAGCGAGGTAATACTTTTAGTGCGTTGTGACAGTGGTTATTTTGGCTTCGCGATTGATGAAATGATCAGCATCGACAATATTGAATGGACTAAAGACAGTTCGCCGATGCTGGTTAAAGAAGTGCTTGCCAGCGCCTTTTACGATACGCCTATGGCCGAGTGCTGGCGCATCACAAAAACTGTTCAGGGACAGAAGAAGTACTACCATTCGCTGGATTTATGCAAGCTCGCGAACTTGCTCGTGCACGGTGATACCCCCTGGTTCGAGGCGCAGGTCAATTAG
- a CDS encoding response regulator transcription factor: protein MYNFHIADDHPLFRNAILGVIKSNYPDSVVSQSISLESTIQELEKNDETDLLLLDLHMPGCKDLFGLIMVREKFPSIPVAIISAVEEPNTISRAMGHGACGYIPKSCSPQKIQSAIQSMLEGNHWVPDEFTHTLTPVANEERDLAAKIATLTPQQYRVLCLLREGWLNKQIGFEMGVTEATVKAHITAIFRKLGISNRTQAVIMMKDF, encoded by the coding sequence ATGTACAATTTTCATATCGCCGATGACCATCCGTTGTTTCGAAACGCAATTCTCGGCGTCATAAAAAGCAATTATCCTGATTCTGTTGTCAGCCAATCTATCAGCCTGGAAAGCACCATCCAGGAGCTTGAGAAAAATGACGAAACCGACCTGCTACTGCTCGATCTGCACATGCCCGGCTGCAAAGATCTGTTCGGTTTAATTATGGTGCGCGAAAAATTCCCCAGCATTCCGGTCGCTATTATTTCCGCCGTAGAAGAGCCCAATACCATCAGCCGCGCCATGGGCCACGGTGCCTGCGGGTACATTCCCAAATCCTGCTCGCCGCAAAAAATCCAAAGTGCCATTCAATCCATGCTGGAAGGCAACCACTGGGTGCCCGACGAATTCACCCATACGCTGACACCGGTAGCCAATGAAGAGCGGGATCTCGCCGCGAAAATAGCTACCCTGACACCCCAACAATATCGCGTGTTGTGCTTATTGCGGGAAGGCTGGCTGAACAAGCAGATTGGTTTTGAAATGGGGGTCACAGAGGCCACGGTGAAAGCCCATATCACCGCCATTTTTCGCAAGTTGGGCATCAGTAATCGCACCCAGGCAGTGATTATGATGAAGGATTTTTAA
- a CDS encoding DcaP family trimeric outer membrane transporter — MKFRKPLAIAVAATTILSGASHAVTVGKINETTVTLGGFIKLDAISTDYSDGTAAAGSIGRDFYVPSTTPVGGESENRVFDMHARQTRFNLGTLTELDGHKLKTFIELDFMATPNGDERISNSYTPRLRHAFLQYDNWLMGQTWSTFQNVGSLPETVDFIGNTDFGIFVRQAQIRYTAGGFQFAVENPETTITPFGGGGRIVADDNMLPDFIARYNLKAGGLDMAFAGLARELSYNTEGSGGNIDSSTTSFGLSITGKYTFPNKSDLRFGVNTGSGMGRYIGLNVANGAVLDADGELEAIDSTAAYIAYRHMWNAKWRSNVTYSAIEIDNDTDLTGMGVTSSTSSVRVNLFYSPVPALSFGGEVAVANRELESEVDGSMTRLQFTAKLGF; from the coding sequence ATGAAATTCCGAAAGCCTTTGGCGATTGCCGTGGCAGCAACAACCATTTTATCTGGTGCGTCACATGCGGTTACGGTGGGGAAAATAAATGAGACAACCGTCACTCTTGGCGGCTTTATAAAACTGGACGCGATCTCAACGGACTATAGCGACGGTACCGCCGCTGCAGGCTCAATCGGACGGGATTTTTATGTACCCTCCACCACGCCAGTTGGCGGCGAATCGGAAAATCGTGTTTTCGATATGCACGCCCGCCAAACCCGATTTAATCTTGGTACGCTCACCGAGCTTGACGGCCACAAACTCAAAACCTTTATTGAACTTGATTTTATGGCGACGCCCAACGGCGACGAGCGAATCAGTAATTCGTACACCCCACGTTTGCGACACGCATTTTTGCAATACGATAACTGGTTAATGGGGCAAACCTGGTCGACCTTTCAAAATGTGGGTTCACTGCCAGAAACTGTCGACTTTATTGGTAACACCGATTTCGGTATTTTTGTGCGCCAGGCACAAATTCGTTATACCGCAGGCGGGTTTCAATTTGCCGTAGAAAATCCGGAGACGACAATCACGCCATTTGGCGGTGGTGGACGAATTGTCGCAGACGACAATATGCTTCCGGATTTTATCGCACGCTATAACCTAAAAGCGGGCGGTTTAGACATGGCTTTCGCAGGTTTGGCACGTGAATTAAGTTATAACACCGAGGGTTCTGGCGGCAACATCGACAGCTCGACAACGTCGTTTGGTCTCAGTATTACCGGTAAGTACACGTTTCCCAACAAAAGTGATCTGCGTTTCGGGGTAAACACCGGTAGCGGTATGGGTCGCTATATTGGCTTGAATGTGGCCAATGGTGCCGTGCTGGATGCGGATGGTGAACTCGAGGCCATTGATTCTACTGCCGCGTATATCGCCTACCGGCATATGTGGAATGCCAAGTGGCGCTCCAACGTTACCTACTCTGCGATTGAGATCGATAACGATACCGATCTCACCGGTATGGGAGTTACCAGCTCCACCAGCAGTGTGCGCGTGAACCTGTTTTATAGCCCGGTACCGGCGCTGTCATTTGGTGGCGAAGTGGCCGTCGCTAATCGCGAACTGGAAAGTGAAGTGGATGGCAGCATGACGCGCCTGCAGTTCACGGCGAAGCTGGGCTTCTAG
- the bfr gene encoding bacterioferritin, which yields MQGKQTVIDALNQLLAFELTAMDQYFIHSEMYADWGLSKLQERIGHEFEDEKGHAQKLIARMLMLEGRPDMVSRAPINIGQDVPAMLQSDLNVEVEVAQALKETIELCEREQDYVTRTMLTELLDDTENDHAHWLEQQLGLIKKVGLKNYLQSQM from the coding sequence ATGCAAGGTAAACAAACCGTTATCGACGCTCTCAATCAGCTTTTGGCCTTCGAACTCACCGCCATGGACCAATATTTTATCCACTCAGAAATGTATGCTGATTGGGGCTTAAGTAAACTGCAGGAGCGCATCGGCCACGAGTTTGAGGACGAAAAAGGTCACGCACAGAAACTGATTGCCCGCATGCTGATGCTGGAAGGACGACCAGACATGGTCTCTCGTGCGCCAATTAACATCGGTCAGGATGTTCCGGCGATGCTGCAAAGCGACCTGAATGTAGAAGTTGAAGTGGCACAGGCCCTGAAAGAAACCATCGAGCTGTGCGAGCGCGAACAGGACTACGTTACCCGTACCATGTTAACCGAATTGCTGGACGACACTGAAAATGACCACGCCCACTGGCTGGAACAGCAACTGGGGCTGATCAAAAAAGTTGGCCTGAAAAATTATCTGCAATCACAAATGTAA
- a CDS encoding DUF3014 domain-containing protein: MSDHQEPRPEGDSQRTSMLVPTIVLGVIAAFALIYLFFFQSDDRAPEPEPVPQPVLNPPSPEPTPVPQPTLAPTDIPSVSAEPKPTPVPLPELNTSDEPLAKSLEDKGLGDLVVYLTPDEVIRKTARAVYSLSKGNVVQQYRPVNGPDSAFTATATGDTVTIENPRQKGEMTETPVYRLNVKNAERYTPLVNLLRTTDKATLVSVYERYYPLLQQAYQELGEGPADFHKVVLASLDSMINAPDPREEPKLIRTSVQYQFLKPEYEALPQAQKLMLRMGKMNRRVLVEELKTLRAALADAQLGSAASH; encoded by the coding sequence ATGTCCGACCATCAAGAGCCGCGCCCGGAGGGCGATAGCCAGCGAACCTCGATGCTGGTGCCAACTATTGTACTGGGTGTCATCGCTGCGTTTGCTCTTATCTATCTCTTTTTCTTCCAGTCGGACGACCGGGCTCCCGAACCGGAGCCGGTGCCGCAGCCCGTTCTGAACCCGCCATCGCCCGAACCGACGCCGGTGCCACAACCGACGCTTGCGCCGACGGACATACCGAGCGTGAGCGCCGAGCCCAAGCCCACGCCGGTACCCTTGCCCGAGCTTAATACCAGCGACGAACCTCTGGCTAAGAGCCTGGAGGATAAAGGACTCGGCGATTTAGTGGTGTATCTCACGCCCGATGAGGTGATTCGCAAAACCGCACGGGCCGTGTACAGCCTGAGTAAAGGCAACGTGGTGCAGCAATATCGCCCGGTCAACGGCCCGGACTCTGCGTTTACGGCAACGGCCACCGGGGACACCGTGACTATCGAAAACCCTCGTCAGAAAGGCGAGATGACAGAGACTCCGGTGTACCGGCTGAACGTAAAAAATGCGGAACGCTATACCCCGCTGGTCAATCTGCTGCGTACTACAGACAAGGCGACGCTTGTCAGCGTGTATGAACGTTACTATCCGCTTTTGCAGCAGGCGTACCAGGAGTTGGGAGAAGGCCCTGCAGATTTTCATAAGGTGGTGTTGGCATCCCTGGACAGCATGATCAATGCGCCGGACCCACGTGAGGAGCCTAAGTTGATTCGCACCAGCGTGCAGTACCAATTTTTAAAACCCGAATATGAAGCCCTGCCGCAGGCGCAAAAGCTGATGCTGCGCATGGGCAAGATGAATCGCCGCGTACTGGTAGAAGAGCTTAAAACCTTGCGCGCGGCACTGGCAGATGCACAGCTCGGTAGCGCCGCGAGCCATTAG
- a CDS encoding threonine aldolase family protein, giving the protein MLSEQFKREFQDQSRQCRFRLNRHLPRSMAQRLQELIPLASKFDQPDVYGKGAIINEFETQVAEIVGQPAALFLPSGTMAQPMALRIWAEQKGNRRIAFHPTSHLELHEEHAYAELHQLEAVLVGDFASVVSLADLQQITDPVAAVLLELPMREIGGQLPTWAELQAQSQWAKENDIALHMDGARVWSCSSCYQRSLAEIGSLFDSVYVSFYKDLDGISGAMLCGPEDFIQQARIWLRRCGGNLYAMYPDILAARLGLEKHLPRMPEYVTKTEKLARCFASHPVFQIMPEQPPCNLFHLVVNLPAEQLMPQVVACMQSSGVAILPLPRSGESHSCFEITIGDAALAMSDEQWQVAISDLADRIAAIQSDEPGN; this is encoded by the coding sequence ATGCTTAGCGAACAATTCAAGCGCGAATTCCAAGATCAGTCCCGCCAGTGCCGATTCCGTTTGAATCGTCACCTGCCGCGGAGTATGGCGCAACGCCTGCAGGAGCTGATACCTCTGGCGTCGAAGTTTGATCAGCCCGATGTCTACGGCAAGGGCGCAATTATCAATGAGTTTGAAACCCAGGTCGCCGAGATTGTCGGCCAGCCTGCTGCGCTGTTTTTGCCGTCAGGTACTATGGCGCAGCCAATGGCATTGCGCATCTGGGCCGAGCAGAAGGGTAATCGACGGATCGCTTTCCACCCCACCAGCCATTTAGAACTGCACGAGGAGCATGCTTACGCTGAACTGCATCAACTGGAGGCTGTATTGGTTGGTGATTTCGCGTCCGTGGTTTCATTGGCGGATTTACAGCAAATTACTGATCCGGTTGCCGCGGTGTTGCTGGAATTACCCATGCGCGAAATCGGTGGTCAATTACCGACGTGGGCCGAGTTGCAGGCGCAGTCACAGTGGGCCAAAGAAAACGACATTGCACTGCATATGGACGGTGCACGTGTATGGTCCTGCTCCTCCTGTTACCAGCGTTCGCTGGCTGAAATTGGCAGCCTGTTCGATTCGGTATACGTCAGCTTCTATAAGGATCTGGACGGAATTAGCGGTGCCATGTTGTGCGGGCCTGAAGATTTTATTCAGCAGGCGCGGATCTGGTTAAGGCGTTGTGGTGGCAATCTCTACGCGATGTATCCAGATATTCTCGCGGCCCGACTGGGGCTGGAAAAGCATCTGCCACGGATGCCAGAGTATGTGACAAAAACTGAAAAATTAGCGCGCTGTTTTGCATCTCACCCAGTGTTCCAGATCATGCCGGAACAGCCGCCATGCAACCTGTTTCATCTCGTAGTCAACCTGCCTGCGGAGCAGCTAATGCCGCAGGTTGTAGCCTGTATGCAGTCGTCCGGCGTTGCCATTTTACCTTTGCCAAGAAGTGGCGAAAGCCACAGCTGCTTTGAAATTACGATTGGCGACGCTGCGCTGGCAATGAGTGATGAGCAATGGCAAGTGGCGATTTCAGATCTAGCGGACAGGATTGCAGCGATACAGAGCGATGAACCCGGCAATTAA
- a CDS encoding SemiSWEET family sugar transporter codes for MNYIDVLGYVAACFTTGSFLPQVLKVLKTRNTESLSLGMYAIFTAGVLLWLIYGFLRKDSAIVVANLVTFTLTATVLGLKIKHDLKSY; via the coding sequence ATGAATTATATTGACGTGCTCGGTTATGTGGCCGCGTGTTTCACCACTGGCTCGTTCCTGCCACAAGTACTGAAGGTATTAAAAACCCGCAATACCGAATCTTTGTCGCTGGGAATGTACGCGATCTTCACGGCAGGCGTACTATTGTGGCTGATATACGGCTTTTTACGAAAGGACTCGGCGATTGTAGTTGCAAACCTGGTGACCTTTACTCTGACGGCAACGGTTCTTGGCTTGAAGATTAAGCACGATCTCAAATCTTATTAG
- a CDS encoding chorismate--pyruvate lyase family protein encodes MLHLYYDRHEETPFFGAFRSQGYLSEATIPGFNAEQLAMANLPPLLRTLLITDGTVTKSLEAFFWEPVTVDTILLETVTAARQVNWLEVTPGEEVLLREVQLRGTQSQRIYATAFSVVRLSVLSPEIREALTSGKVGIGVLIRDSGLESYREILDIKADNREFLLTAEKPEAPQAADIVSRTYRIIANHQPAILITENFPITHYAR; translated from the coding sequence ATGTTGCACCTTTACTATGATCGCCACGAAGAAACGCCTTTTTTTGGCGCATTCCGCAGTCAGGGCTATTTATCTGAGGCTACCATTCCTGGATTTAATGCTGAACAACTTGCCATGGCTAACTTGCCGCCACTATTGCGCACGTTGTTGATTACCGATGGTACAGTGACAAAATCACTGGAAGCGTTTTTTTGGGAGCCAGTGACTGTAGATACGATCTTATTGGAAACGGTCACCGCGGCGCGCCAAGTGAACTGGCTGGAAGTAACCCCGGGTGAAGAAGTGTTGTTGCGGGAAGTACAGTTGCGCGGCACCCAATCGCAACGAATTTATGCAACGGCGTTTTCTGTAGTACGACTATCCGTGTTGTCCCCGGAAATTCGCGAGGCGCTCACCAGTGGTAAAGTCGGTATTGGTGTTCTTATTCGCGATAGTGGGCTTGAAAGTTATCGTGAAATTCTGGATATTAAAGCAGACAACAGAGAGTTTTTGTTAACGGCAGAAAAACCAGAAGCCCCCCAAGCTGCAGATATTGTATCGCGCACTTACCGCATAATTGCAAACCATCAGCCTGCAATTTTAATTACTGAAAATTTTCCAATCACCCATTACGCGCGTTAG
- a CDS encoding S8 family serine peptidase, whose product MNFAKRCRPIGLLFSSLLLAVPTFAATKSAETFSPAAAVSPLETRYIVKFKNSASTLSVAARTLAQESLLQANGAQIKTRLDRFNAVSVAVSDAGLAKLRSNPDIEYVELDQPRRLLSQSTPWGIGAVGADMVSDAGAGDITVCIIDSGYDITTPDLAANNHTGTNDPGTGEWSTPGGSHGSHVAGTIAAVNNSEGVVGILPNTQVNLHIVKVFNASGWGYSSTLVSAIETCEANNANVVNMSLGGALPTSTEQRAMRDIAERGVLLVAAAGNDGNSGLSYPASYDSVLSVAAVDDNLDKAYFSQYNSQVELAAPGVSVLSTVGVGDGVESAITSTELVVPADRVVPHNRFIYVAGLGYVNEMLGGSVSGELAACDSSSGSYVCGDMTGKICVVERIGNESSGVYPDIDAVLACTGAGAESAIVYSNSELPGLQNPFLVDEDSEVSVPTVTVDRALGLEIAAAAGASITLTTTLGTDYAFYDGTSMATPHVVGSAALVWSYFPDCGGASIREALTATAVDLGATGRDPEFGYGLVQVGPAVDYLTANGCEAPPAPAVITPIRAGTPITDLSAAAGETLYFSMRVPAGADPLSFTLSGGTGDADMVVARRRLPKADFYHCTSTTPGSNAEYCEFSDTPRAIWYVAVVATEAFSGVTLAADYTLAEDAPSFFKNPRDISIPDADSTGVMSPVMSTYTGDASSLIVGVRLRHTYIADLVVTLIAPSGEEIVLHENTGGSADDIIARYDVPLPGVAAEGRWFLKVQDLVGFDTGFIDDWSLTFTP is encoded by the coding sequence GTGAATTTTGCTAAACGCTGCCGACCTATTGGATTACTTTTTTCCTCACTGTTACTTGCCGTCCCTACCTTTGCTGCCACGAAAAGTGCTGAAACATTTTCGCCTGCCGCTGCAGTATCTCCGTTGGAAACGCGCTACATCGTCAAGTTTAAGAATTCAGCAAGCACTCTTTCCGTCGCTGCGCGCACGCTGGCTCAGGAGAGCCTGTTGCAGGCAAACGGCGCCCAAATTAAAACCCGTTTAGATAGATTCAATGCAGTTTCGGTTGCCGTTTCTGATGCTGGCCTGGCCAAGTTACGCAGCAACCCGGATATTGAATATGTTGAGTTGGACCAACCGCGTCGCTTGCTCTCGCAGTCTACCCCGTGGGGTATCGGTGCCGTCGGTGCCGATATGGTGAGTGACGCCGGTGCTGGTGATATTACTGTATGTATTATCGATTCCGGTTACGATATTACTACGCCGGACCTGGCGGCGAATAATCACACGGGTACTAACGATCCGGGTACCGGGGAATGGTCTACCCCGGGCGGCTCTCACGGTTCTCATGTTGCGGGCACGATTGCTGCGGTGAATAACAGTGAAGGTGTCGTGGGTATTTTGCCAAATACGCAAGTTAATCTGCACATTGTTAAAGTTTTCAACGCATCCGGTTGGGGCTATTCCTCAACGCTGGTCAGTGCGATCGAAACGTGCGAAGCCAACAATGCGAACGTTGTGAATATGAGCTTGGGCGGCGCGCTGCCAACATCGACTGAGCAACGTGCGATGCGCGATATTGCCGAGCGCGGTGTGTTGTTGGTTGCTGCCGCCGGGAATGATGGCAACAGCGGTTTGTCCTACCCCGCGTCTTACGACAGTGTTTTGTCTGTTGCAGCGGTGGACGATAATCTCGACAAAGCCTATTTCTCCCAATACAACAGTCAAGTTGAACTGGCTGCGCCAGGCGTATCGGTGCTGTCCACCGTGGGTGTGGGTGATGGGGTAGAAAGTGCGATTACCTCGACAGAGCTTGTCGTACCTGCTGACCGCGTTGTGCCACATAACCGCTTTATTTACGTCGCCGGCCTGGGCTATGTCAATGAAATGCTGGGTGGCTCGGTATCCGGTGAACTGGCTGCATGTGATAGTTCGTCAGGCAGCTATGTTTGTGGCGACATGACCGGCAAAATCTGTGTGGTGGAACGTATTGGCAACGAATCTTCCGGTGTATACCCGGATATCGATGCCGTACTCGCCTGTACTGGCGCGGGTGCTGAATCGGCAATTGTCTATTCCAATAGCGAGCTTCCAGGCCTACAAAATCCGTTTCTCGTGGATGAGGATAGCGAGGTCAGTGTGCCGACAGTAACGGTTGATCGCGCGCTGGGTCTTGAGATCGCAGCGGCTGCGGGCGCGTCAATTACGCTTACCACCACATTGGGTACAGACTACGCTTTCTACGATGGCACTTCCATGGCCACGCCCCACGTCGTGGGTTCAGCGGCATTGGTGTGGAGCTATTTTCCCGACTGTGGCGGCGCATCTATTCGTGAAGCGTTGACTGCAACGGCTGTGGATTTGGGTGCGACTGGTCGTGATCCAGAGTTTGGTTATGGTTTGGTACAAGTTGGCCCTGCGGTCGATTACCTCACGGCAAACGGTTGTGAGGCGCCACCTGCTCCTGCGGTTATTACGCCGATCAGAGCGGGAACGCCGATTACTGATCTGAGTGCGGCTGCTGGCGAAACGCTGTACTTTAGCATGCGTGTGCCTGCTGGTGCGGACCCGCTGAGCTTTACCTTGAGCGGTGGTACGGGTGATGCCGATATGGTTGTTGCGCGCCGTCGCTTGCCTAAAGCTGACTTTTATCATTGCACGTCTACCACGCCTGGCTCTAATGCTGAATATTGTGAGTTCAGTGATACCCCGCGCGCGATCTGGTATGTCGCTGTAGTTGCTACCGAAGCTTTTTCCGGGGTGACTCTGGCTGCGGATTACACACTTGCGGAGGATGCTCCGAGCTTCTTTAAAAACCCTCGTGATATCAGTATTCCCGATGCAGACTCCACAGGTGTAATGAGCCCGGTTATGTCAACGTATACTGGTGATGCTTCGAGTCTTATTGTTGGTGTTCGTTTGCGACACACCTATATTGCCGACTTGGTAGTGACGCTAATCGCGCCCTCCGGCGAGGAAATCGTGTTGCACGAGAACACCGGTGGCAGTGCCGACGATATTATTGCCCGTTATGATGTACCTCTGCCCGGCGTTGCTGCTGAAGGCCGTTGGTTCCTTAAAGTGCAGGACCTGGTCGGTTTCGACACCGGATTTATCGACGACTGGTCGCTCACATTTACGCCCTAA
- a CDS encoding lysophospholipid acyltransferase family protein: protein MKAQLIRTFYRSLGPVPYPVAARALEYFFANPLLHKTLYKKSLRPLQRFLGAPPDHHQAIQYLLANHANDWRLSALAKLDNTDFERVVTIEGLHHLRAQTDSTSGSGIILANTHHGASRCVPISLARSGIQLTSLESHDVLAKIGAANRQNLNVVEVGKGEGFVLKQVRKVQKLLKGGGILHIVPDGLQGSSSTSLPFLGRERPFATSFAELAVDTGARVVPVSSALDSQGRVTIELHPPLPTPDEDALRSAKINGLLHAYVDFLQQRWRTTPENIRQHHLHFYQKLPVI, encoded by the coding sequence ATGAAGGCGCAACTTATTCGCACCTTTTATCGCTCTCTCGGGCCGGTGCCCTACCCGGTTGCGGCACGGGCATTGGAGTATTTTTTTGCCAACCCGTTACTGCATAAAACGTTATATAAAAAATCGTTGCGTCCCTTACAGCGGTTTCTCGGCGCCCCGCCGGACCACCACCAGGCAATCCAGTATCTACTCGCCAACCACGCCAATGACTGGCGGCTGAGTGCGCTGGCCAAACTCGATAATACTGATTTTGAACGGGTGGTTACCATTGAAGGTTTACACCACCTGCGTGCACAGACCGATAGCACATCTGGCTCTGGAATTATTCTCGCAAACACGCACCACGGTGCCAGCCGCTGCGTGCCGATATCACTCGCCCGTAGCGGCATTCAGCTCACGTCGCTGGAATCGCACGACGTGCTTGCGAAAATCGGCGCGGCTAACCGGCAAAATCTCAACGTGGTTGAAGTCGGCAAAGGTGAAGGATTCGTACTAAAGCAGGTGCGAAAAGTTCAGAAGCTGCTTAAAGGCGGCGGAATTTTGCATATTGTGCCGGACGGTTTGCAGGGCAGCAGCAGTACATCACTGCCGTTTCTTGGCCGCGAGCGCCCATTCGCTACCAGCTTCGCTGAACTGGCCGTTGATACCGGCGCACGTGTTGTTCCAGTCTCCAGTGCACTCGACAGCCAGGGGCGGGTGACGATTGAATTACACCCGCCTCTGCCCACGCCTGATGAGGACGCCTTGCGTTCAGCGAAAATTAACGGCTTGTTACACGCGTATGTGGATTTTCTCCAACAGCGCTGGCGCACGACACCAGAGAACATCCGCCAACATCATCTCCATTTTTATCAGAAACTTCCCGTCATATAA
- a CDS encoding phosphopantetheine-binding protein codes for MSEVSVEQRLKELLLKLLEGSVSSDQLAYDTPLINGGLSIDSMVQLRLLNSMEEEFDIEVDDDDVEESVFQNLTTLANYVRSKL; via the coding sequence ATGAGTGAAGTTTCCGTCGAACAGCGTCTTAAAGAGCTTCTGTTAAAATTATTGGAAGGTTCTGTAAGCAGCGACCAACTAGCCTACGACACCCCTTTAATTAACGGCGGTTTGAGCATTGATTCCATGGTGCAACTGCGCCTGCTGAATAGCATGGAAGAGGAATTTGATATCGAGGTGGATGACGACGATGTAGAAGAGTCCGTTTTCCAAAACCTGACAACGCTCGCGAACTACGTACGCAGCAAACTATAG